AGTTGTTGTGATTGTTTTATTGGCCACCGTGGCTTTAGCTAAAGCTCAGGGTTTTACTCCTCTCTGCCCGGGATGTCCAACTGTCTTGGAAAGTCCGGCGGACTTTGCAAAGGCCACCAATGTTCTCAAAGAATCTTTGACCCAATTGACAGCTGGTGAGGGACCCAACTACAAGTAAGTCAATTCTTGGCATATCTCCATGGGAGGCAGTAAtttcaatgtttttgtttttatgtttctcCCTTCAGACTTGGTAAAATCAATTCTGGCTCCAAACAAGTGATTAGtggtattttttataaaatcaatGCCAATTTGATTGATGAGAATGAAGCAACCAAGACCTGTGATATCGAAATTATACGTGCCAGAGAAGTTACTATAACTCTCAAATGTGAGGAAGAGGACGAAGTGAAAAGAGTTCATGAATATATTCGagaataaagttaaaaaaaaaccctttgAGAGGGGGAAAATGTGTTTGGTGATTCATTTTATGACGACTATT
This Stomoxys calcitrans chromosome 2, idStoCalc2.1, whole genome shotgun sequence DNA region includes the following protein-coding sequences:
- the LOC106091783 gene encoding sarcocystatin-A, coding for MIKPVVVIVLLATVALAKAQGFTPLCPGCPTVLESPADFAKATNVLKESLTQLTAGEGPNYKLGKINSGSKQVISGIFYKINANLIDENEATKTCDIEIIRAREVTITLKCEEEDEVKRVHEYIRE